The DNA sequence TACACCAAAAACGCTATTTTGATTTTAGAAAATTCCTAATGAAATTTACCTTTGTTACGCTTTTTGAAAGCCTTGTGCGGCCTTATTTTGAGGATAGTATTTTAAGTCGCGCTACAAAAGAGAAACTTATTTCGATTGTTTTTTTAAATCCTCGTGATTTTAGCACGGATAAGCATAAAAAAGTAGATGACTATATGGTTGGCGGTGGTGCGGGACTACTTATGGCATGTCAACCTCTTGATGGTACTTTAAATTTTTTACTAAAAAACGAACCAAAAACTCACATTGTTTTTCTTGCGCCTGCCGGGAAAAAATTTACTCAAAACGATGCTAGACGTTTGGCAAAAAAAGAGCATATTTGTCTAGTTTGCGGCAGGTATGAAGGTATAGACGAGCGTATGGTGGAAAAATATGCAGATGAAATTTTTTGTATCGGCGACTTTGTGATGACGGGTGGCGAGCTGGGGGCGCTTTGTATTTCTGATGCGATTTCTCGCAATATAGACGGAGTTTTAGGAAACAATGAAAGTCTTGAAGTTGAGAGTTTTGAAGGGAATTTACTTGAGGCTCCGTCTTTTACAAAACCCAGTGATTACAAAGGTTCTGGTGTGGTTTCAGCGTTTTTAAAGGGAGACCATGCTAAAATCAGAGCTTTGAAAAATAATATGGCGTTCTTAAAAACTAGGTTTTTTCGTCCGGATTTATACCGAAAATTTGAGCCGCCGACTAAGGAAAAAATATGAGAAACAAGTATATTGAGGCGTTTGAACAAACTCAAATAGCTCAAAAGTCTGTGCCTAATTTTCGCGCTGGAGATACTTTGCGTATAGCTATCCGCATTAAAGAGGGCGATAAAACGAGAATTCAAAATTTTGAAGGTATCTGCATAGCAAGACGCGGAAGCGGGACTGGCGAAACATTTATCATCAGAAAAATCGGTGCAAATAGCGTAGGTGTAGAGAGAATTTTCCCTATCTATAGTGAAAGTCTAGAGAGCATAACCGTTCTAAGACAAGGTCGCGTTCGCCGTGCTAAGCTATTTTATCTACGTGATAGACGCGGTAAAGCCGCTCGTATTAAAGAGCTTAAAAAATAATTTTACTCCTTGCAAAAGTCTAGTTTTAGGCTTTTGCCTTCTTTCTATATTCTTAAATTTTATAAGTCGCAGTGCCGTAAAAACGGCGTTTTTACCCATTAAAAGAAGTAAAATTTTAATCTATTTTTAGTAAAATTTAATCTTATTATAACATATTTTTTAAAATAAGATGTCTAATATTAAATTTTAAATGACGATATCATTTAAAAAAACCGCCCTTTGTTTAACTTCTTTCGGCAGATACTTCGCATAGGAGCGATAAGTCTCGTTCAAGTCCTTATGCCCCATCATTTTACAGCCCACCCACATAGGTTCCTCGCCGCGGCTCAGCATGACGGAAGCAAAGGAGTGTCTAGTATCATAAAGCCTGCGAGTATTGTAACCAAGTTTTACTTGCAAATCATTAAATTTAAGCCGCATCATAGACCGAGAAAGCCTAAAAATCCGCTGGCTTTTGTCGCCGCTATCAAGCTTTATGAGTTCATTATAGACGATTTGCAGCATATCGATCGTGCGGTTGCTGGATTTAGTTTTCGGCGAATCCACGATGCCGACGTCCGAAAGCGTTTTATTTATCCGGATTTGCCTATTTTCAAAGTCTAGATCGCCGAAAGTAAGAGCTAAAATTTCACCGGTTCGAGCGCCAGTAAAGAACGCCACGACCAAAAACAGCCGCAGCTCGTCGTCAGCGTTTTTAATGAGTTTCAAAATTTCATCAAGGCTAAACGGCGGAAATTTTTCATCCTCCAATTCATCGAGGTGTTGCTTAAATCTAGGGATAAAAAACGGATTTTTGGAGATTATGTCATTACTTACGGCATATCGAAAAATCATCTTAAAAAAGGAGCAATAGCCGCTAATAGAGCTATCCTTTAATCCTTTATTCTTACAAAATTTAACGAATTCTACGCTGTGATACCTCTCAAAATCGGCTAGGTAGAAGATACCATTAGTGTTTAAAAATTCCGTGATCGTATGGCTCATAATCACGTAAAGCCGCCTAGTTTTATCCTTTAAAAACGACTTCTCGGCAAGGAGACGATCGATCACGCTATCAAAGCTAAACTCACTAGAATTTTTAATAGCGCCGGCGTCTTTCTCCCCTTTTCTAAGGAGCCTGTCGGTTTGTAAGTCCTCGAGTTCGCGATACCGGCGTTTAGCCTCCGCGATATCGGATTTAGAGCCGAGAAATAAATCGTAATTTTTACGAACGAAATCAAACGCCAAAGGTGACTTTTTAAGACCCGTAGCACGGCGAATTCTAACGCCGTCCCTTTGACAATCGATATAAAAACGTCCGTGTTGCACGTAGATATTTTTATTTTTTTCTAAATTTTTCATACGAGTAACTTTATCAAAATTTAATTAAAAGTAAGCGAAAAGTCGCCGCCTTTAAGGTTAAAATTTTTTGAAATAAAAATTTTTTGCTTAAAGTGCGATTTTACGGAGATTGAAATTCTCAAAACAAGCAAAAAATCAATTAAGAAAAGCGATTTTTTACAAAATCTCGCTAATAATTAATTTTTATTTTTAAGTTTTATATAATAAAATACTCATAAAACAAAATCGTTATCGCCATTAATTCAATTAAGTAAAAGTTACATAAAAAGTTTAAGCTTTTACAAAATCTCGCCCGCCCTTACCATAGTGTAAAAAACAAATTTAAAAAAGGGAAAAAATAAAATTTAGATAGAGTCTGTGTTGCTGAAAATTTAAATTTTTAGAATTTTAATTAAATTTTAGATAACTTAAATTTTTCTTAAAAATATATTTATATATGCAGAGAGGAAATTTTAAAGAATTATTACTTAATGCGATGAGAAAATTTTAAATTAGAAGCCGGATTTTTAAATTTAAATCAGTTAGGCATTTAAAACGATTTTAAAGGCTATTAAAGCCGCATAGATAAAAAATAAGAAGAAATAGGGGAAAAAGCTTATTTTTGATTGTAGAGCATTTAAAAGGCATTTGTGAGCGTTTTTGAATTTTAGCATTTTTCGATTTTTTATATATCACTTTTTAAAAGTTTTTTAAATTTAACAAATGATAGACTGATGAAAAATAATCTAGCAAAAGGATTTAAGGTGGCAGAAGAGCTGACGCAAGAGCAAATGGCTGAATGGGCATATTTAAGCGAGGACGAACAGACGCTTACAGCTTCGAGTATACATAAAGGGGAAGAAAACGAGCCGCAAACGCAAAATAAAGATATAGACGACACGAGAGACAAAATTTTAGATTGTCGAGAAGCCATAGAAAACACCGGGTTGTTTAAAAGCAGCGAAACAAGCGCAGTAGCTTGCGTAAGAGAATTTTATACCGCATACGGAACGGACGACGATAGCAAGGTTCAAGAAGCGATCAACGATATTTATAAAACCAATATGAGTCTAAGGGATGTGACCGAAATAAAAGAGCTCACCCTAAGAGAAATGAATATGGACTTAAAAGAGGACTTCGACAACGGCAAAGAATACACCATACGAGACATTAACAAAAAATTTGCCTACGAAGTAACGGGAGCTGCAAATTTAAGCAAAGACGCGCAGCAAGCCGTAGAAATACTAGGCGAAAAAGAGCTGTTAGATACGAGAATCAGGGAAAGACAGGCGGAGCTGGACGAATTTAAAAGCCCGAAAGCAAAAAGAGAATTCGTAAAAGACAGATTGGACGGCGTAGAAAAAAATGAGTCCTTAAAAG is a window from the Campylobacter showae CSUNSWCD genome containing:
- the trmD gene encoding tRNA (guanosine(37)-N1)-methyltransferase TrmD, coding for MKFTFVTLFESLVRPYFEDSILSRATKEKLISIVFLNPRDFSTDKHKKVDDYMVGGGAGLLMACQPLDGTLNFLLKNEPKTHIVFLAPAGKKFTQNDARRLAKKEHICLVCGRYEGIDERMVEKYADEIFCIGDFVMTGGELGALCISDAISRNIDGVLGNNESLEVESFEGNLLEAPSFTKPSDYKGSGVVSAFLKGDHAKIRALKNNMAFLKTRFFRPDLYRKFEPPTKEKI
- a CDS encoding tyrosine-type recombinase/integrase, producing MKNLEKNKNIYVQHGRFYIDCQRDGVRIRRATGLKKSPLAFDFVRKNYDLFLGSKSDIAEAKRRYRELEDLQTDRLLRKGEKDAGAIKNSSEFSFDSVIDRLLAEKSFLKDKTRRLYVIMSHTITEFLNTNGIFYLADFERYHSVEFVKFCKNKGLKDSSISGYCSFFKMIFRYAVSNDIISKNPFFIPRFKQHLDELEDEKFPPFSLDEILKLIKNADDELRLFLVVAFFTGARTGEILALTFGDLDFENRQIRINKTLSDVGIVDSPKTKSSNRTIDMLQIVYNELIKLDSGDKSQRIFRLSRSMMRLKFNDLQVKLGYNTRRLYDTRHSFASVMLSRGEEPMWVGCKMMGHKDLNETYRSYAKYLPKEVKQRAVFLNDIVI
- the rplS gene encoding 50S ribosomal protein L19 → MRNKYIEAFEQTQIAQKSVPNFRAGDTLRIAIRIKEGDKTRIQNFEGICIARRGSGTGETFIIRKIGANSVGVERIFPIYSESLESITVLRQGRVRRAKLFYLRDRRGKAARIKELKK